Within Psychrobacter sp. AH5, the genomic segment GGATGCACTGGCAGATTTGTGCATTCGGTTGCCACTTGTACAATCTCGCTCATATTACTAAAATCAAGCTCAGGATCGATGCCTTGGCTAAATAGATTCATCGCCATGACCATGATATCCATATTACCGGTGCGCTCACCATTACCAAGTAGCGTGCCTTCAATACGATCCGCGCCTGCCAATACCCCAAGCTCAGCGGCCGCTACTGCGCAGCCTCTATCATTATGGGTATGGAGGCTGACAATCACATGCTCACGCTGGGCGAGATTACGGCAAAAGTACTCGACTTGATCAGCAAAGACATTGGGCATAGACGCTTCAACTGTCGCTGGCAAGTTAAAGATAACCTCTTGGCCGTTTTGTGGTTGCCAAACCGCGCATACCGCGTCACAAACTTCTACCGCGTAGTCAGTTTCAGTCTGACTAAAGCTTTCGGGTGAGTACTGAAACACCCATTCCGTCTCTGGATATTTTGCCGCATAGTCGACTAATAATTGTGCGCCAGCAACAGCAATGGCTTTAATCTCGTCTTTATTTTTACCATAGACTTTTTCGCGCTGAATACGGCAAGTTGAGTTATAAACATGGACAATAGCGCGTTTAGCACCTTTTAAAGACTCAAAGGTACGAGCAATTAGATGCTCACGAGCCTGTACCAATACTTGCAAGGTCACATCTTCTGGTACGTGGTTTTCTTCGATAAGTTTGCGAGCAAAATCAAACTCCACTTGCGCCGCTGAAGGAAAGCCAATCTCAATATCTTTAAACCCTACGCCTACTAAAGTCTTAAAAAAGCGCATTTTTTGTTCAATAGTCATCGGATCAATCAGCGCCTGATTACCATCACGCAGATCGACACTTGCCCACATCGGTGCTTTTTCAATGGTTTTACTCGGCCAAGTACGATCCGTTAATTGCGGCGCAAAAGCAAAAGGACGATATTTGCGAAAGTCAAAAGCAGCATGCTTAGGAGTGATTTTGGCAGTGCGTGTGATCGATTCAGACATAATAAATCCTTAATGGTCTACAAGGTTTTGATGAATTTGAGTAGCTTATATAAAAAATAGATAAAACCTACCTTTATTATTACCTTAGCCTTATCATAGAAGAAAACTAAAGTTGATGTCATTATAATAACAAAGTTTGATAGGTGAAAAGCCGCTTATTTTAAGGTTTTTATTATGATTATTAGTGAATAATCACGTTCTTGTCTTTATAATTGTATTAATTCCCTAAATTTTGGACAAAGCATGTCTAATACTATTATACAAACCAACCAAGCCTCTACTAATCCGCTCCAAAGCAACTCATTAGATTATACTCTCGATGAGACCGACAGACGACTATTACAGCTATTGCAAACCGATGCGCGTATCAGTATTACCGAGCTTGCTGAGCGCGTCAATCTATCGGCGACGCCTTGTGCGCGTAGGGTTAAGCGTTTAGAAGATAGCGGTATCATCACCGGATATCATACGCAAACGGACGCACAAAAATTAGGCTATCCCCTAGCTGTTTTTATTGCGGTAAGTATGGATCGTCATACCGCTGAGCGTTTCGAGCAGTTTGAGCGAAAAGTACAAAGTTTCAATGAGGTGATTAGCTGTAGTATCGTCACTGGTCGCAGTGAGGATTATTTGATAAAGGTACGGGTACGTGATATGGCGCATTACGAAGAGTTTTTATTGCACCGTCTCAACCGCATCGAAGGCGTGGCGCAAGTCCATACTAGTTTTGAGTTACGTGAGATATTTAGCCGTAGTATTGTTTAGTCCGTTTAATAAAAGAGAGATGTTGTAAAGCTAGTATTCATATTTTGCAGCCTCTGTCAGCGTAGACACAGCCAACGTAGACACAGCACGCAAAAAATATTTGTACCAGTCTCGCGCTATAATACTGTGTATCTACTTTATAAAGTATCTAGCCTGAGCGGACAAGAAGCTGCCGTTTAAATAATACTATCAATATAAGACTAAGGATCAGGCCTACTCCTGCGACTAGTAATCCGGCATCAAAGTTGTCCTTAGCGCCAGCTAAAGCCACGGTTACTAATGGCCCTAAAAATTGCCCAACCGCGTAGGCTAACGTGGCAAGTCCTATCAATAAATTAGAATACGCAGGATTCATATTTTTGATGATATTTAACGTCATCGATACAATACCAACAAAGGTTGCGCCCAAAATAGCGGCATTGACATACAAGCCAACCGCGCCCTCAAACCATAAAGGCACGAACATTCCAAGCGCTTGCAGCAAGGTCAGACCCATCAAGGTTTTTATCTCGCCAATACGCTTGGCAAGCGCGCCCCATAACGGATTCGATAGCATGGCAAACACCCCAACCACCAGCCAAATAAGCAAGCCGGCATGAGTCTGGGTAGGCAACTGCTGCACCGCCATCACGGGTAAAAAAGTCGCTGAGGTAATATAACCAAATCCTGCCAATACATAGCTCAGCGACAATAGTGAGATGGCTTTGGTTTGGCCGATAAGCGCCTCATACAGCGAGTGCTTAAAATTGACATAGGTCTGTTTGATAGAGGGCTGCTTTTTTGCCTTATCAGCTGCTGATATTTCGGAGTTAGGTCGAATAGCATAGAGCAATAATAACAGTGGCAGACTACTCAGCCCTGCTACTAACCAAATACTATCAAAATGTAGATCAAGGCTAAGCAGCCACCAAGTCAAGATAGCGGAGGCGCTAATACCGACCCCGATACCAGCGTAATGGACAGTCGATAGCAAGGAGCGCTTATTGATACTAAAATTTTGAATAACGTAGGAGGAGCCTAGTATCATCCCTATGCCACTAGCGATACCCGCTAACAGACGGATGATATACCACAAAC encodes:
- a CDS encoding Lrp/AsnC family transcriptional regulator; translation: MSNTIIQTNQASTNPLQSNSLDYTLDETDRRLLQLLQTDARISITELAERVNLSATPCARRVKRLEDSGIITGYHTQTDAQKLGYPLAVFIAVSMDRHTAERFEQFERKVQSFNEVISCSIVTGRSEDYLIKVRVRDMAHYEEFLLHRLNRIEGVAQVHTSFELREIFSRSIV
- the leuA gene encoding 2-isopropylmalate synthase, translated to MSESITRTAKITPKHAAFDFRKYRPFAFAPQLTDRTWPSKTIEKAPMWASVDLRDGNQALIDPMTIEQKMRFFKTLVGVGFKDIEIGFPSAAQVEFDFARKLIEENHVPEDVTLQVLVQAREHLIARTFESLKGAKRAIVHVYNSTCRIQREKVYGKNKDEIKAIAVAGAQLLVDYAAKYPETEWVFQYSPESFSQTETDYAVEVCDAVCAVWQPQNGQEVIFNLPATVEASMPNVFADQVEYFCRNLAQREHVIVSLHTHNDRGCAVAAAELGVLAGADRIEGTLLGNGERTGNMDIMVMAMNLFSQGIDPELDFSNMSEIVQVATECTNLPVHPRHPYVGELVFTAFSGSHQDAIKKSLDYNEKHVDETENFWDVAYLPIDPAHIGRSYQDVVRINSQSGKGGVAYILQRNYGFNLPRWMQIDFSGVVQKQAENAARELQNDEILQTFEKTYLQQGDFDLLDYTVNNKGGEVFFDGQVQMNDEVITIKGKGNGPLSSFIDGLAHHTGKSLHIINYAEHAISAQRSDEEDDNDNKTNANAAAYIQLNVDGEVYSGIGTCSSTVSAMLKGALSAFAQASAPVTTAA
- a CDS encoding YbfB/YjiJ family MFS transporter, with protein sequence MAKVAPHSLIPTITNQTLIAWIGLYCLAVVMGYGRFLFTATLPDIMSELSLSTTIAGWLASINYMGYFIGSLIAMFVPHRLTWRALMLGTLLSIVTTLLLFIPNMPLSLWYIIRLLAGIASGIGMILGSSYVIQNFSINKRSLLSTVHYAGIGVGISASAILTWWLLSLDLHFDSIWLVAGLSSLPLLLLLYAIRPNSEISAADKAKKQPSIKQTYVNFKHSLYEALIGQTKAISLLSLSYVLAGFGYITSATFLPVMAVQQLPTQTHAGLLIWLVVGVFAMLSNPLWGALAKRIGEIKTLMGLTLLQALGMFVPLWFEGAVGLYVNAAILGATFVGIVSMTLNIIKNMNPAYSNLLIGLATLAYAVGQFLGPLVTVALAGAKDNFDAGLLVAGVGLILSLILIVLFKRQLLVRSG